Proteins from a single region of Hermetia illucens chromosome 3, iHerIll2.2.curated.20191125, whole genome shotgun sequence:
- the LOC119651829 gene encoding uncharacterized protein LOC119651829 isoform X1, whose protein sequence is MEDSGIESEDKFSAINGSYDDAAKNEEGRESVEDDGQSANNNSLKVAFKGTMNDDGPSSRCQTLPEVQNIQMSTCKILQRKLELKVERAKKNYSQLQEENAKKAKPSNLIPIDRLQIPGYAENQPLVDYKSESDDGEEVSFFPSKLKSAKKQDLTDTFSIQEMTIESDNTDDSESQNLELLPPSSNSKFLDRLLSCFYCSDGNT, encoded by the exons ATGGAAGACAGCGGAATCGAGAGTGAAGATAAATTTAGTGCAATTAACGGTAGTTATGACGATGCG GCGAAGAATGAGGAAGGACGGGAATCTGTGGAGGATGATGGACAGTCGGCCAATAACAATAGCCTTAAGGTGGCTTTTAAGGGAACCATGAATGACGATGGACCCAGTTCCAGGTGCCAGACGCTTCCAGAAGtgcaaaatattcaaatgagtACTTGCAAGatccttcagaggaaattggAGTTGAAAGTCGAACGTGCCAAGAAAAATTACAGTCAACTACAGGAAGAAAAT GCGAAAAAGGCGAAGCCGTCGAATCTGATACCAATTGATAGGCTACAGATACCGGGCTATGCCGAGAACCAGCCATTGGTAGATTACAAATCGGAAAG CGACGACGGAGAAGAGGTATCATTTTTTCCGTCAAAATTAAAATCGGCAAAGAAGCAAGACTTAACTGACACGTTCAGTATTCAAGAAATGACAATAGAATCGGATAATACAGACGATAGCGAGTCACAAAATTTGGAATTATTACCGCCATCATCGAATAGTAAATTTTTAGATAGGCTTTTAAGTTGTTTCTATTGTAGCGACGGCAACACATAG
- the LOC119651829 gene encoding uncharacterized protein LOC119651829 isoform X2 gives MTMREDIFQAKNEEGRESVEDDGQSANNNSLKVAFKGTMNDDGPSSRCQTLPEVQNIQMSTCKILQRKLELKVERAKKNYSQLQEENAKKAKPSNLIPIDRLQIPGYAENQPLVDYKSESDDGEEVSFFPSKLKSAKKQDLTDTFSIQEMTIESDNTDDSESQNLELLPPSSNSKFLDRLLSCFYCSDGNT, from the exons ATGACGATGCG AGAGGACATTTTCCAGGCGAAGAATGAGGAAGGACGGGAATCTGTGGAGGATGATGGACAGTCGGCCAATAACAATAGCCTTAAGGTGGCTTTTAAGGGAACCATGAATGACGATGGACCCAGTTCCAGGTGCCAGACGCTTCCAGAAGtgcaaaatattcaaatgagtACTTGCAAGatccttcagaggaaattggAGTTGAAAGTCGAACGTGCCAAGAAAAATTACAGTCAACTACAGGAAGAAAAT GCGAAAAAGGCGAAGCCGTCGAATCTGATACCAATTGATAGGCTACAGATACCGGGCTATGCCGAGAACCAGCCATTGGTAGATTACAAATCGGAAAG CGACGACGGAGAAGAGGTATCATTTTTTCCGTCAAAATTAAAATCGGCAAAGAAGCAAGACTTAACTGACACGTTCAGTATTCAAGAAATGACAATAGAATCGGATAATACAGACGATAGCGAGTCACAAAATTTGGAATTATTACCGCCATCATCGAATAGTAAATTTTTAGATAGGCTTTTAAGTTGTTTCTATTGTAGCGACGGCAACACATAG